A region of Plasmodium falciparum 3D7 genome assembly, chromosome: 12 DNA encodes the following proteins:
- a CDS encoding kinesin, putative, with product MVNKNVKGYNPNQNRGTSKGRNISKNNKIIKNKEGGKNLYTWYIDNKIDEKKKKNEDIENNKAKYFEDVAINKNVEEYINVICRIKNNKIDINNKIDTNNKLDTNNKLDTNNNINNNNVDVIKKISYNKLVIDTFHVGNKSSLNFEYTYDRVYDIENNNHMIFNDYIKNNIKNIFQGINCSILAYGQTNSGKTYTMLGNFDFLNNLFHLCKDYNTCHNNENKINKVHDKINHKDNNDNNKDATHNNNNIIKTNINMNNSDQHNDIHLTYDELTNCITNEPNNVGIIPHCINYIFNYINYHKQQDKINDKIKEFTVTLSILEIYNEVIYDLISGESNLSVHMIDSNKNEFIIKNLKEVEIENIISALYYLEQGVNNRKIAFTHMNKASSRSHLIFIIKINRYIYSTNTIRCGKLCLVDLAGSERLKQTKATGSIKIETTMINKSLTVLSKVINSLAIMQIKEKIEKNIKEKEKNKDNDKDDDKGNDKGNDKGNDKDNDKGNDKGNDKDNDKGNDKGNDKGNHNINDNINDNLNDNLKDNLKDNLKDNLNDKDKYSCDNNININNNNSHINNSSHNPHSNTCNIHIPYRDSKLTRVLSDSLGNNCKSILICTLSSKLQYLNETASTIKFAQRAKMVKAKPIVREEKVENKKEADTNEKEKNMKKKKKKRNEEKNDNNGDDYKEDNYDDDDDDDDDDDEKNNLYDNKLNIFLNFNKNHITKDIIFFCFSLCIFSYICGFKSTGKVKYLDFFIESYKNKIDIIKEQLNKSNESNKNDINEYLMKTFDDLKVLTEEERQRNMKLNMEKLKKCKDDNKNTINQIQKKQENEEHALTIRNLAKVDPTLISKYDIQKKYQHNNNDVYDEGVHYLNVDDNNNDDVHADNNDETHIHDNDNDNDDDVLIGDILVKMKNDICNIIKFNLTSLKCNRKENDEIFEEILHIVNSVKENNDIFLINELKNNSKDEKKINKKKDAQGDKINIPDDNNNNNNNNKISFKSIKNMNIVKKYLKKDDVNKNKNTKSILNINHKDDNKCYQDNNDNDNYITGDDKNMNNNIKNKNDILHYQVFAQKILSVTNIQNIFNYVNHNYTKFISDFTTDKSTVFSNFDLKENLDRQIIEKNNTIYNFIHSATMFQHSQTLKNLNSNYFINKIQTEIYNNYPHIIHMKYMPSINNNEPIITERQNDLIVTTPLKNILQINKEYNNTYNTHKYIPIKDIIPDHTTNQNETTCAINKSVTFFNEHGGNKHSEEDLSNKNNIPIEENKKEINNKSITFLRQSLEGTKNKQDGSFSNIAPTNKNNKNYDDDNNKNNKYDDDDNNNNNNNNINNDDDNICVGEKKHIRNHAHKDQSYEVQNQKDKNSKKKGSFVHNINVSDKSDNSLEFTKLLEDKDFKKLYEYLIEKENTNDVNTFIQKEEHMNNALNELECKINSEIRRVSDHIVVDYSKNNHKNKHNNMNHNENSSRKNSNINKNDIYNNNDNMIMVVKKKKEKNYNNLDISYLEKKRNTNLFIKKIFHIIKNIFQKKDFKEPIEINVSDIIENELLHNKKLLEKNLDSYNIRNFFINNKKIYLLNESEYSHLRELINYKNKMLSYLNGEYKKYKHTSQYNT from the coding sequence aTGGTAAATAAGAACGTTAAAGGTTACAACCCTAATCAAAACAGGGGAACAAGTAAAGGAAGAAATATTAgcaagaataataaaattattaaaaataaagaaggaggtaaaaatttatatacttggtatatagataataaaattgatgaaaaaaaaaaaaaaaatgaagatatagaaaataacAAAGCTAAATATTTTGAAGATGTTGCTATAAATAAGAATGtagaagaatatattaatgtgatatgtagaataaaaaataataaaattgatataaataataaaattgatacaaataataaacttgatacaaataataaacttgatacaaataataatataaataataacaatgttgatgttataaaaaagatttcttataataaattagttATAGATACATTCCATGTAGGTAATAAGAGTTCACTCAATTTTGAATATACATACGATAGAGTGTatgatatagaaaataataatcatatgatatttaatgattatataaaaaataatattaaaaatatattccaaGGTATTAATTGTAGTATATTAGCATATGGACAAACTAATAGTGGGAAAACGTATACTATGTTAGGAAATTTTGATTTTCtgaataatttatttcatcTTTGTAAAGATTATAATACTTgtcataataatgaaaataaaattaataaggTACATGATAAGATAAAccataaagataataatgacaataataagGATGCTactcataataataataatattattaagacTAACATAAACATGAATAACTCTGATCAACATAATGATATTCATTTAACATACGATGAATTAACCAACTGTATAACAAACGAACCAAATAATGTAGGTATCATACCACATTGTATtaattacatttttaattatataaattatcataAACAACAagataaaattaatgataaaataaaagaatttacTGTTACCTTATCCATTCTCGAAATATACAATGAAGTGATTTATGATTTAATAAGTGGAGAAAGCAATTTATCTGTACATATGATAGATTCTAATAAAAAcgaatttattataaaaaatctAAAAGAAGTGGAAATCGAAAATATTATTAGTGCTCTCTATTATTTAGAACAAGGAGtaaataatagaaaaataGCGTTTACACATATGAATAAAGCTTCTTCAAGATcccatttaatatttattattaaaataaatagatatatatattcaaccAACACTATAAGATGTGGGAAACTATGTCTTGTCGATTTAGCAGGAAGCGAAAGATTAAAACAAACCAAAGCAACGGGATCGATCAAAATAGAAACTACTATGATTAACAAAAGTTTAACTGTTCTTAGTAAAGTTATTAATTCTTTAGCTATCATGCagataaaggaaaaaatagaaaaaaacatcaaggaaaaggaaaagaataAAGATAATGACAAAGATGATGACAAAGGTAATGACAAAGGTAATGACAAAGGTAATGACAAAGATAATGACAAAGGTAATGACAAAGGTAATGACAAAGATAATGACAAAGGTAATGACAAAGGTAATGACAAAGGTAACCATAACATTAATGATAACATTAATGATAACCTTAATGATAACCTTAAGGATAACCTTAAGGATAACCTTAAGGATAACCTTAATGATAAGGATAAATATTCGTGTGATaacaatataaacataaataataacaacagtcatataaataattcaagTCACAATCCACACAGTAATACCtgtaatatacatattccTTATCGAGATTCTAAACTCACAAGAGTATTATCCGATAGTCTAGGAAATAATTGTAAAAGTATTCTCATATGTACGTTATCTTCAAAGTTACAATATTTAAACGAAACGGCATCAACAATAAAATTCGCGCAAAGGGCTAAAATGGTTAAGGCCAAACCAATCGTGAGAGAAGAAAAAGTAGAAAACAAAAAGGAAGCTGatacaaatgaaaaagaaaaaaatatgaaaaaaaaaaagaaaaaaagaaatgaagaaaaaaatgataataatggtgATGATTATAAGGaagataattatgatgatgatgatgatgatgatgatgatgatgatgaaaaaaataacctGTATgacaataaattaaatattttcctcaattttaataaaaatcacATAACCAAAGATATCATCTTCTTTTGTTTTAGTCTCTGTATTTTCAGCTATATATGTGGATTTAAAAGCACTGGAAAAGTGAAATATTTAGACTTCTTTATTGAAtcctataaaaataaaatcgaCATTATTAAAGAGCAACTTAACAAAAGTAACGAATCAAACAAAAATGACATAAACGAATATCTTATGAAAACCTTTGACGATTTAAAAGTATTAACAGAAGAAGAGAGGCAACGAAATATGAAATTAAATATggagaaattaaaaaaatgtaaagatgataataaaaatacaataaaccaaatacaaaagaaacaagaaaatgaagaacaCGCTTTGACCATAAGAAATTTAGCTAAGGTAGATCCTACCTTGATTTCTAAATACGATATACAGAAGAAATatcaacataataataatgatgtttATGATGAAGGTgtacattatttaaatgtagacgataataataatgatgatgtacATGcggataataatgatgagaCACATATtcatgataatgataatgataatgacgATGATGTGTTAATAGGTGATATATTAGTAAAGATGAAAAACgacatatgtaatataataaaattcaaTTTGACCAGTTTAAAATGTAATAGGAAGGAAAATGATGAGATATTTGAagaaatattacatatagtAAATTctgtaaaagaaaataatgacatttttttaataaatgaattaaaaaataattcaaaagatgaaaaaaaaataaataaaaaaaaagatgctCAAGgagataaaataaacattCCAGAtgataacaacaacaacaataataataacaagatTAGTTTTAAgtcaataaaaaatatgaatattgtaaaaaagtatttaaaaaaggatgatgttaataaaaataaaaatacaaaatcaattttaaatataaaccataaagatgataataaatgttatcaagataataatgataatgataattatattactggtgatgataaaaatatgaataataatataaaaaacaaaaatgacATATTACATTATCAAGTATTTgcacaaaaaatattaagtgttacaaatatacaaaatatatttaattatgtaAATCATAATTATACCAAATTTATTAGTGATTTTACAACAGATAAAAGTACAGTATTTTCTAATTTCGATCTTAAAGAAAATTTAGATAGACaaattattgaaaaaaataatactatatataattttatacattCGGCTACAATGTTTCAACATAGTCAgactttaaaaaatttaaacagtaattattttattaataaaatacaaacagaaatatataataattatccacatattattcatatgaaatatatgccgagtataaataataatgaaccTATTATTACAGAAAGACAAAATGATCTTATAGTTACTACACCcctcaaaaatatattacaaattaataaggaatataataatacatataatacacacaaatatatacccATTAAAGATATTATACCTGATCATACAACAAATCAAAATGAAACGACATGTgcaataaataaaagtgttacattttttaatgaaCATGGGGGAAATAAACATTCTGAAGAAGATTTAtcgaataaaaataatatccccatagaggaaaataaaaaagaaataaacaaCAAAAGTATCACTTTTTTGAGACAATCTCTTGAAGGAACAAAGAATAAACAAGATGGAAGTTTCAGCAATATAGCTCCTAccaacaaaaataataagaattatgatgatgataataataaaaataataagtatgatgatgatgataataataataataataataataatattaataatgatgatgataatatttgtGTAGgtgaaaaaaaacatataagaAATCACGCCCATAAAGACCAATCATATGAAGTACAAAAtcaaaaagataaaaattccaaaaaaaaaggatcCTTTGTTCATAACATAAACGTGTCAGATAAAAGCGACAATTCTTTAGAATTTACAAAATTGTTAGAAGATAAAGATTTTAAAAagttatatgaatatttaatagaaaaagaaaatacaaaTGATGTGAATACATTCATACAAAAAGAAGAGCATATGAATAATGCTCTTAATGAATTAGAATGTAAAATTAATTCTGAGATAAGAAGAGTCAGTGATCATATTGTAGTAgattattcaaaaaataatcataaaaataaacataataacaTGAATCATAATGAAAATTCAAGTAGAAAAAATAGCAATatcaataaaaatgatatatataataataatgacaatatGATCATggtagtaaaaaaaaaaaaagaaaaaaattataataacttagatatatcttatttagaaaaaaaaagaaatacaaatttattcattaaaaaaatatttcatattattaaaaatattttccaaAAGAAAGATTTTAAAGAACCCATCGAAATAAATGTTTCCGATATTAttgaaaatgaattattacataataaaaaattattagaaaaaaatctAGACTCATATAATATCAGAAACttctttataaataataaaaaaatatatctattaaATGAATCTGAATACTCTCATTTAAGAGAATtgattaattataaaaataaaatgttatcATATCTTAATGGGGAgtataaaaagtataaacACACTTCTCAATATAACACATAA
- a CDS encoding 50S ribosomal protein L3, mitochondrial, putative codes for MIFSRYPLICGNKKKIEDGFFYFIKNEKKGFYASKWIRRLQLLNEKYNYKIDKEEEEIEYEEKKEDDNIKKVYPLWNSRRSGLLGYKVGCMSIWDVWGVKHAVTVVKIDNCYVINQKTISKNGYEALELGVGNMNVIKQSKNNIGNFIKRKLGFIHKIKEFKCTSDCFLPIHHKFSCRHFSPGQNLFISSGIKNKGFCGAMKKWNFSGKNKSHGTESKAHRSLGSVSMGKTINIVFRNKKMNTHIGEKSLVKCSNNKLFRINSLKNLLFIKGTIGGYKNKVIKISDAKGRSFNKFKNKIFLYYPTFIYKKNKKYKNVIDMPHSVEDPFLYNEIPLYDPPNK; via the coding sequence ATGATTTTTTCGAGGTATCCCCTTATTTgtggtaataaaaaaaaaatagaggatggatttttttattttataaagaatGAGAAAAAGGGTTTTTATGCCTCAAAATGGATACGTAGATTacaattattaaatgaaaaatataattataagatagataaagaagaagaagaaatagaATATGAAGAGAAGAAAgaggatgataatataaaaaaagtatatccTTTATGGAATAGTAGAAGATCAGGATTATTAGGTTATAAAGTTGGATGTATGAGTATATGGGATGTATGGGGTGTTAAGCATGCTGTTACGGTTGTTAAGATAGATAATTGTTATGTAATTAATCAAAAAACTATAAGTAAAAATGGATATGAAGCTTTAGAGCTTGGAGTTGGTAATATGAATGTTATTAAacaaagtaaaaataatattggtaattttataaaacggAAATTAGGATtcatacataaaataaaagaatttaaATGTACAAGTGATTGTTTTTTACCCATACATCATAAATTTTCTTGTCGCCATTTTTCTCCTGgacaaaatttatttataagttctgggataaaaaataaaggctTTTGTGGTGCTATGAAAAAATGGAATTTTAGtggtaaaaataaatctCACGGAACAGAAAGTAAAGCACATCGTAGTTTAGGAAGCGTATCTATGGGCAAAACCATAAATATTGTTTtcagaaataaaaaaatgaatactcATATAGGTGAAAAAAGTTTAGTAAaatgtagtaataataaattatttcgTATAAATAGTTTAAAAAatctattatttattaaaggaACCATTGGaggttataaaaataaagttaTTAAAATCTCAGATGCTAAAGGAAgatcttttaataaatttaaaaataaaatattcttatattatcctacatttatatataaaaaaaacaaaaaatataaaaatgtaattgACATGCCACACAGTGTAGAAGACCCATTCTTGTATAACGAAATACCTTTATATGACCCTCCcaacaaataa
- a CDS encoding ankyrin-repeat protein, putative, producing MAELLTIKNLFICSHEKSVEELIKVMDGLINKVEENNENDGDKNILCKENMNEKKKYDMIKDYMDANKNNVLHFAVYGNNFNNVKFIVENTNLINTFNNDGQNGLIISILNKNNDISKFLLDNHINYNQVDKYNSSALLYSVITQNYDIFNLLIEKNDIDININSYEKGNLISICIFERNIKLLKKLFNKNICPELKEKNVYPHPLIFILYSNDNHLLYLYLTYSLYYYSKSKELFDINKTNFDYTTDDILINLQNKQSINSILKSQNMDIINFHSLLNIKDENNSSLLDICTQMQNEEGKNILSYYSTEQ from the coding sequence atggCTGAATTATTAACCATaaagaatttatttatatgttctcATGAAAAAAGTGTTGAAgaattaataaaagtaatGGATGGATTAATTAACAAGGtggaagaaaataatgagaatgatggtgataaaaatatattatgtaaagaaaatatgaatgaaaaaaagaaatatgatATGATAAAAGATTATATGGATGCGAATAAGAATAATGTATTACATTTTGCTGTTTACGGAAACAATTTTAATAACGTAAAATTTATTGTAGAAAAtacaaatttaataaatacatttaataatGATGGACAGAATGGATTAATTATTAGTAtattaaataagaataatgatATTAGTAAGTTCTTATTAGATAatcatattaattataatcaagttgataaatataattcaaGTGCTCTATTATATAGTGTGATAACACaaaattatgatatttttaatttattaatcgaaaaaaatgatatagatattaatattaatagttaTGAAAAAGGAAACCTAATAAGTATTTGTATCTttgaaagaaatattaaattattaaaaaaactttttaataaaaatatatgcccagaattaaaagaaaaaaatgtataccCTCATCCactcatttttatattatatagtaatgataatcatttattatatttatatttaacatattctttatattattattcaaaatcaaaagaattatttgatataaataaaactaATTTTGATTACACAACagatgatatattaataaatttacaaaataaacaatCTATAAATTCAATTTTAAAAAGTCAAAATATGGATATCATAAATTTTCattctttattaaatattaaggatgaaaataattcCTCCCTATTAGACATATGTACACAAATGCAAAATGAAgagggaaaaaatatattgtctTATTATAGTACGGaacaatga
- a CDS encoding delta-aminolevulinic acid synthetase: MRKKRTLKVSINEIKKYCPFVKNIQFLYNTNEKKNNLVLSVMSDLCPVGKAINEKHFIIIDNKSKINIIKILKQANMQSKVLVQCIKNKNIEKENMSNDDLLKSGKRNNNVLFYDILEKNKNDHSFQINDNTIQKNNIIYKYINSLDEYKLFKNNCNNNLKDLLNKLYTDKRYRIFTILNKYRINYPNVYIENNKLMLPSFYEFYQKYGYKPCIGNIRYQLSASFEDNNKNICSFSHKNKENYLFNFWNLHIDNVSNEKTVVWCSNDYLCLSNNEKIIEVGIETLKKIGNSSGGTRNISGSLLNHTHLEYIIAKWYNKESSLLFTSGYIANVGALETLGKLLNLIYISDEMNHASIINGIRESRCEKFIFKHNDMNDLERILYNLRINKQYENRKIMIVFESIYSMSGHISNIEYIVQLAKKYNALTYVDEVHAVGLYGNKGSGYLEELHLCNHIDIINGTLSKAIGSLGGFICANKYYIDVIRSYSSHFIFTTSLTPVNINTSAEAIHIIQNDMSLRKKLTQVVNKTKQKLQERGIQVLHNNSHIVVLMINSAEKCKQICDDLLKEYNIYIQPINYPTVPMGMERIRITPSPFHTDEQIFKLVNSLYTLFKKYQVNMFDKKNKHTLMKL, translated from the exons ATGAGGAAAAAAAGAACTTTGAAAGTGAGTATTAACGAAATCAAGAAATATTGCCCCTTTGTGAAAAATattcaatttttatataatactaatgagaaaaaaaataatctcGTATTATCCGTTATGTCAGATTTATGTCCAGTAGGTAAAGcaataaatgaaaaacattttataataatagataataaatcaaaaattaatattataaaaatattgaaacaAGCTAATATGCAATCAAAAGTTTTAGTAcaatgtattaaaaataaaaatatagaaaaagagAACATGTCTAAtgatgatttattaaaaagtggtaaaagaaataataatgtgttattttatgatatattagaaaaaaataaaaatgatcatagttttcaaataaatgataataccatacaaaagaataatattatatataaatatataaattcattagatgaatataaattatttaaaaataactgtaataataatttaaaagaccttctaaataaattatatacagaTAAAAGATATCGTATCTTTaccatattaaataaatatagaataaattatcctaatgtatatatagaaaataataagttAATGTTACCTTCATTTTATGAattttatcaaaaatatGGCTATAAACCATGCATAGGAAATATTAGATACCAATTAAGTGCTTCATTtgaggataataataaaaatatatgttcatttagtcataaaaataaggaaaactatttatttaatttctgGAATTTACATATAGATAATGTTTCAAACGAAAAAACGGTTGTGTGGTGTTCTAATgattatttatgtttatcaAATAATGAGAAAATAATCGAAGTAGGTATAGaaactttaaaaaaaataggaaaTAGTAGCGGAGGTACAAGAAATATCTCTGGAAGTTTGTTAAATCATACACATTTAGAATACATTATAGCTAAATGGTATAATAAAGAGAGTTCCTTATTATTCACATCTGGTTATATTGCTAATGTAGGAGCTTTAGAAACATTAgggaaattattaaatttgatatatatttctgaTGAAATGAATCATGCATCAATAATAAATGGTATTAGAGAATCACGTTgtgaaaaatttatatttaaacacAATGATATGAATGATTTAGAAAggattttatataatttgagGATAAACAAACAATATGAAAACCGAAAAATTATGATCGTTTTTGAATCAATTTATAGTATGTCTGGTCATATTTCaaatatagaatatatagTACAGCTAGCCAAGAAATATAATGCATTGACATATGTTGACGAAGTACATGCTGTAGGATTATATGGAAATAAGGGTTCTGGGTATTTAGAAGAATTACATTTATGTAATCatattgatataataaatggtACGTTATCAAAAGCTATTGGATCATTAGGTGGTTTTATATGTGctaacaaatattatattgatgTCATAAGATCTTATTCTtctcattttatatttactacCTCCTTAACTCCAGTTAATATTAATACGTCTGCTGAGGctatacatattattcaaaatGACATGTCCCTGAGAAAGAAATTAACACAAGTTGTTAACAAAACGAAACAAAAATTACAAGAAAGAGGAATACAAGTTTTGCATAATAATTCACACATAGTTGTTCTTATGATTAATTCGGCAGAAAAGTGTAAACAGATATGTGATGACCTTCTAAAGGagtataacatatatatacagcCTATAAATTACCCGACCGTTccaat ggGAATGGAAAGAATTCGCATAACACCATCACCATTTCATACAGATGaacaaatttttaaattagtAAACAGCCTATATACTTTATTCAAGAAGTACCAAGTTAACAtgtttgataaaaaaaacaagcaTACTTTAATGAAactataa
- a CDS encoding epsin-like protein, putative, whose translation MLLLKKVIQKVLSINIYLQKYLESNQFEKNLKEALNNKNYGVSNSLLYDLSISTYDVNYYKRVMTEVFKAIQEKPTRWRRIYKGLKLCEYVMKNGCEYFISDVKDKEELIKKLTHFTHLEDLKDKGIGIRDISNNILKLLKDNKYLKNERIEAAKYANICTNIESKPIEKKGFFSNRKKKKHKIKRTSEYSRRNINDPRNLRQSLQSKNILDQIQEERKSIYGYTNDDDNNRFNEKRYDTVENNHNNISSYSSNVSSSSSSSSTSSSSSSSTTSSSSSSSSATSSSSLSSHRHSSNSSHSNYKTNNNHKKISKRKKRIKDKKHSTSSSEKSSRRSNRSISNSQDEYNNNSSKLSTQSKGHSASRTSSCVSSRTSYKHSSRLSSRSSTSSSDTNSYSSRSRGRSHMRNKHGRSKKNKREKETKKRRSTTRHK comes from the exons atgCTATTATTAAAGAAGGTTATTCAAAAAGTCTTgagtataaatatttatttacaaaa ATATTTAGAATCTAATCAATTTGAAAAGAATTTAAAAGAAGcgttaaataataaaaactatGGAGTATCTAATAGTCTTCTATATGATTTGTCAATATCAACATATGACGTAAATTATTACAAAAGAGTTATGACGGAGGTGTTTAAGGCCATACAAGAGAAACCAACAAGATGGAGAAGAATATACAAG gGCCTAAAATTGTGCGAATATGTTATGAAGAACGGTTGTGAATATTTCATCAGCGATGTTAAAGATAAGGAGGAGctcataaaaaaattaacacatTTTACGCACCTAGAAGATTTAAAAGACAAAGGAATTGGTATAAGAGATATTTCaaataacatattaaaattattgaaaGATAATAAATACCTAAAAAATGAGAGAATAGAAGCAGCAAAATATGCAAATATTTGTACTAATATAGAATCGAAAcctatagaaaaaaaagggTTTTTTTcgaatagaaaaaaaaaaaagcataaaattaaaagaacaaGTGAATATAGtagaagaaatattaatgatCCAAGAAATCTACGACAAAGTTTAcaatcaaaaaatatattagatcAAATACAAGAAGAAAGGAAATCAATTTATGGATAtacaaatgatgatgataataatcgatttaatgaaaaaagataTGATACAGTagaaaataatcataataatatttcttcatattcttcaaatgtttcatcatcatcatcttcttcttctacTTCTTCATCGTCATCTTCCTCAACaacatcatcttcatcatcttccTCATCAGCAACATCTTCATCTTCTTTAAGTAGTCACAGACATTCATCTAATAGTTCTCATtcaaattataaaacaaataataatcataaaaaaatatcaaaacgaaaaaaacgtataaaagataaaaaacaTTCAACATCCTCATCTGAAAAATCGTCAAGAAGGTCTAATCGTTCCATATCAAATTCTCaagatgaatataataataactcGTCTAAATTATCTACACAATCAAAAGGCCATTCAGCGTCACGTACATCATCATGTGTATCGTCGCGTACTTCTTATAAACATTCATCAAGATTGTCATCACGTTCATCAACTTCTTCCTCGGACACGAACAGCTATTCTAGTCGTTCTAGGGGAAGATCACATATGAGAAATAAACATGGAcgttcaaaaaaaaataaaagagaaaaggaaacaaaaaaaagaagatcaACAACTAGACacaaatga